In the genome of Microplitis demolitor isolate Queensland-Clemson2020A chromosome 5, iyMicDemo2.1a, whole genome shotgun sequence, the window gaaaaataaatctttttttttattatttttatttttattaattttattatagtttCAAGGTATTACTTCCATTCTGACTGCcgaatgacattttttaaaaataaaaattaattacgataattacaatataatttttatctaaaaagttttttttttttttttttaacgattggtttaatgaatattatatattttataatcgataataattataaagttataattttttttccaataattgtATATGatattgacaataaataaatacagattacgtatttttataaaataaattttaaaaaagtataaaaattttatgttttataaaataaaaaaaattaaatacttagtcAACGTGGTAAACGTAAGTACAAGCTCCTTAAAAAAAGCCACAAGAGGTCagtgttgtgaatacatttttttaaaaattattattattattattatttacttggtagtaggtaaaatatataaacccGGACTAACGACAACTATGTCCACTATTCTGTATCAGTTGATCAagaatttaacttttaaaacgTCAGTGATCCATATCAGTTCTAttgggtatttttttttttttttttttttttttttctctttaaagTAAATCAAGCAGCTATTAGtaactgttaaaaaaattaaattattttatatttcttcatAATAGTCTtcaaacattaaatttaattaatttaaagaatcaataatgttattattatgtttaataacgattattttattattaatttccatACTTGTAAtggcaaaaaataataaaaaaaaaaattatccaccGGGACCAAGAGGATTTCCAATAATTGGATCATTATTAAGCATTAATTCAAAAGAGCCTCACAtaagtttaacaaaattatcgGAAAAATATGGAGCAATTTATAGTTTGAGAATGGGTTCAGTGTATACAGTTGTTTTATCGGATCCAAAATTGGTACGTCAAGCACTAGCCAAAGATGCATTTTCTGGTAGGGCACCTCTTTATTTAACTCACGGTATAATGAATGGTTACggttagtaaaattttaatactatgtatgaataaatatatatacattttaaatttttattttgttatttataaatgatcataatgtaaatattaagtaGTTGGTTTAATTTAGTTGTAAtctatgataattttattcaactgtttttatttaaacaggAATAATTTGTGCTGAAGGTGAAATTTGGAAAGAGCAACGAAAATTTGTatcaataactttaaaaaactTAGGAATGATTAAATACGGACCAAAAAGAGatattatggaaataaaaataagagaatTGACAAATGAAGCTAtacaagtaaatataaataaaaatttgtaaacagttatttttatatataaataaataaatttatgataaaataatttttattattagaaattgaaagataagtcaataattaatgttaaaaatggaattgatccaatagaaattttacataattgtaTTGGTAacataatgaataatttagtaTTTGGAAAAGTTTATAATGAAAACGATGAAATTTGGAAATGGCTACGTGAATTACAAGAAGAAGGAGTTAAACATATTGGAGTCGCAGgtgctttaaattttttgccatttttaaaatacataccttattataaaaatttaatgaaatcacttattgatggaaaattaaaaactcacaAGTATTATCGTAAGTTAATTGatgaatacaaatataaaaataatttaaataatgataatgatgataattttctTGCGGCATTTTACAATGAAATGACAAAAAGACAAAACaataatagtgataataatgTTGGTTCATTTACTGAACAAcagtattatcatttattagcTGATATTTTTGGTGCTGGTACAGATACAACTTTAACTACAATACGTTGGTTTTTACTTTATATGGCTATTTTACCGAATCAACAggtaacttttatttatttatttttttttttttatatttataattaataattaattttcaattttataaattttaattttaggaaaaaatttatcaagaaataaaaacaattgtaggaaataaacAAGAAATAACTCTGGAAGATAGTTGTTCTTTAATATTACTACAGGCTAGTATTTGTGAAATTCAAAGATTAAAAACAGTTGTTCCTGTAGGTATACCACATGGTGCTATTGTAGATGATAAAATAGGTGATTATGATATACCTAAAGGTGCAATGATTATTCCATTACAATGGGCAATTCATATGAATCCAAATTATTGGGAAAATCCAAATGAATTTATTCCTGAAAGATTTATTTCACCAGatggatttttaattaaaccgtGTGCTTTTATTCCTTTCCAAACTGGTAAAAGAATGTGTGTTGGAGATGAATTAGCTaaaatgattatgattatttttatttccacaattattaaagaatttaaaatatctattcCCAGTGACGATGAACCTATCGATTTAAATGGTGATTGTGGAATAACTCTAGTtccgaaaaattataaactaacgtTTATAGCTcgacaataaaaattagttataaataaaaataaataattattattttcatgtacttgaaactattttttttttatttttacttactattaattaaaacatgaataaaaaaaaatattaaacatttgtATACGTTTTATCTAGTAAAGATTCTTTTCCTTTTggctttaatttattatcaattatattttttcttttttctgcAATCTCATTTTGTATTCGATTATATCTTTCAACAGCATAATCAATTTCACCAGATAACTTTTCTATTCttgcctaaaaaaaatttttatacataatgataataattgtagtagtagtaatagatattaaataataattagtatcatacaaaaaaatttctttgcttATTAATTCGTCCCAATTGTCTTACTCCAAATGGAGATGGTCTTCCATCTGCATATGAATAATCTGGACAATTTGTTAGAGGTCCAAAAGCATTCGGGTTCACTGTTAAtctatttctataaaatataatgataataatttattattttcaaataatatcaataattacacTAATGTTAagttatatgtaattaatttttactcacttTTTACGCCATTTCTGATCTAATTGTTGCACTATAGATacatgaaatttattactagaaacattatttatgataatatctaaaaaaaaaatgtaaattaaaaaaattagtagatatttattatttatacgataataataataatctaacataataaaattaccgaTAGAAGAAtgtagtttaataaatttattcattttaaatctttcaataaatgccatttttttttttagtaataaaatttacctatttaaaaaatataaataattaaggttAGTTGTTAGCAGTAGCAAGTATCAATAATTGTAACTGTTGAAATTggaatagagaaaaaaaataataataatatatgtgaATTTAATGAGTAAATTTCTACTTAAGCCATGGTTACTATAGCTACTAGCTactatatagacttatattaaatatatatatatatatatatacctgtAATAAAAGATGAGTATGTTTTTACCAACTGTACATAAGTATAAATACAATGGTAACAACAACAATACAACACACCTTTAcgcagagaaaaaaaaatatatatacatatgtatgtatattacaTAGCATGAGTTAACTGCGATGCGCAACACACactttat includes:
- the LOC106693066 gene encoding cytochrome P450 306a1 isoform X2, which codes for MSTILYQLIKNLTFKTSVIHISSIGGFPIIGSLLSINSKEPHISLTKLSEKYGAIYSLRMGSVYTVVLSDPKLVRQALAKDAFSGRAPLYLTHGIMNGYGIICAEGEIWKEQRKFVSITLKNLGMIKYGPKRDIMEIKIRELTNEAIQKLKDKSIINVKNGIDPIEILHNCIGNIMNNLVFGKVYNENDEIWKWLRELQEEGVKHIGVAGALNFLPFLKYIPYYKNLMKSLIDGKLKTHKYYRKLIDEYKYKNNLNNDNDDNFLAAFYNEMTKRQNNNSDNNVGSFTEQQYYHLLADIFGAGTDTTLTTIRWFLLYMAILPNQQEKIYQEIKTIVGNKQEITLEDSCSLILLQASICEIQRLKTVVPVGIPHGAIVDDKIGDYDIPKGAMIIPLQWAIHMNPNYWENPNEFIPERFISPDGFLIKPCAFIPFQTGKRMCVGDELAKMIMIIFISTIIKEFKISIPSDDEPIDLNGDCGITLVPKNYKLTFIARQ
- the LOC106693066 gene encoding cytochrome P450 306a1 isoform X1; protein product: MLLLCLITIILLLISILVMAKNNKKKNYPPGPRGFPIIGSLLSINSKEPHISLTKLSEKYGAIYSLRMGSVYTVVLSDPKLVRQALAKDAFSGRAPLYLTHGIMNGYGIICAEGEIWKEQRKFVSITLKNLGMIKYGPKRDIMEIKIRELTNEAIQKLKDKSIINVKNGIDPIEILHNCIGNIMNNLVFGKVYNENDEIWKWLRELQEEGVKHIGVAGALNFLPFLKYIPYYKNLMKSLIDGKLKTHKYYRKLIDEYKYKNNLNNDNDDNFLAAFYNEMTKRQNNNSDNNVGSFTEQQYYHLLADIFGAGTDTTLTTIRWFLLYMAILPNQQEKIYQEIKTIVGNKQEITLEDSCSLILLQASICEIQRLKTVVPVGIPHGAIVDDKIGDYDIPKGAMIIPLQWAIHMNPNYWENPNEFIPERFISPDGFLIKPCAFIPFQTGKRMCVGDELAKMIMIIFISTIIKEFKISIPSDDEPIDLNGDCGITLVPKNYKLTFIARQ
- the LOC106693066 gene encoding cytochrome P450 306a1 isoform X3; this translates as MLLLCLITIILLLISILVMAKNNKKKNYPPGPRGFPIIGSLLSINSKEPHISLTKLSEKYGAIYSLRMGSVYTVVLSDPKLVRQALAKDAFSGRAPLYLTHGIMNGYGIICAEGEIWKEQRKFVSITLKNLGMIKYGPKRDIMEIKIRELTNEAIQKLKDKSIINVKNGIDPIEILHNCIGNIMNNLVFGKVYNENDEIWKWLRELQEEGVKHIGVAGALNFLPFLKYIPYYKNLMKSLIDGKLKTHKYYPDIFGAGTDTTLTTIRWFLLYMAILPNQQEKIYQEIKTIVGNKQEITLEDSCSLILLQASICEIQRLKTVVPVGIPHGAIVDDKIGDYDIPKGAMIIPLQWAIHMNPNYWENPNEFIPERFISPDGFLIKPCAFIPFQTGKRMCVGDELAKMIMIIFISTIIKEFKISIPSDDEPIDLNGDCGITLVPKNYKLTFIARQ
- the LOC103570704 gene encoding 39S ribosomal protein L52, mitochondrial, which gives rise to MAFIERFKMNKFIKLHSSIDIIINNVSSNKFHVSIVQQLDQKWRKKNRLTVNPNAFGPLTNCPDYSYADGRPSPFGVRQLGRINKQRNFFARIEKLSGEIDYAVERYNRIQNEIAEKRKNIIDNKLKPKGKESLLDKTYTNV